Part of the Desulfovibrio litoralis DSM 11393 genome, ACAAAGTTTAGGACTAAAACCTTCACGTTCAGATTTTAGAAAACTCCAAGTATATTCAGTACAAGTATACCCCAATTTTTTTCAAAAAACAAAAGGTCTATATCGAGAGATTAACGGCGTTATTGTTTGGGACGGTAAATATAATGAGACACTTGGTCTTGATATAGACAATCAAAACCTTGAAACACTTTTTGTTTAAATCAAAATATGTACTATTGTATAAGTTGTTTTACTTTTTATAGATAAAATATTATGTTTAATAACACGATGAGAGAACGTACTTAACTTTAAAAGATGGAGACAATATGTCAGTAATACTAGATGAACAAATAGTCAGAGTAAAAATAACCGGGGAATTTGCTTGTTTCACTAGACCAGATTTAAAAGTAGAAAGAATGAGCTATCCTTGTATGACGCCATCAGCCGCCAGAGGAATATTAGATTGTATCCTATGGAAACCTGAATTTAAATGGTATGTTAGACGCATTCTTATTCTTAAGCCAGTTCAATATTTTTCTATAAAACGTAATGAATTAAAGAGTAAGCAGAATGCAAAGCCTCTTATTATTGAAGATGAAAGAGATCTGAGAAATAGCATTGTTCTTAAAGATGTGGCTTATATTATTGAAGCCTCTGTTTTTCAAGATACCTTTGATGTAAAAAATCCGCCTATCAAATATGTAGAAATGTTTAATAGACGAGTAGCCAAAGGGCAGTGTTTTAGAAGGCCTTATTTGGGGACTCGTGAATTTGCTTGTGAGTTTTATACGCCTAACCCAAATGACCAACCTATTTTAGAAACTATACCTATAGGTAGTTTATTTTATGATATGTATTATGACCCAGCAGGCAAGCCACAGCCTTTATTTGCCTACGATATGGCAATTATTAACGGAGTCTTAGATTGTGAACAGGCTAAAAACGCCAACGGTATTTTAAATGAAAAGCTGATGAGTTCGAGCCATCTTAGACCAAAACGCACAGCGGGTATACAAGAGTTAATGGCGTTTTATGATAAACAGGAGGCAGAAGAGTTAAACAAGGAGCGGGCAAATGCTTAATGAATTAGTAGCATATGGAAGTCATCATGTTCGTAAACCCGAAGACAGCAATGCACTTAAAGAAGAAAAAATTGGGACAGATTTAATTATCGACGCACAGGGAAATTTTAAAACGTTTGTTATCCATGATAAAAAACAGCAAAAAAATACAAAAGCAGAAGCCTTATCTTCTAAAAAAGGTAAAGCAAGACTTTTGTTAGATAAAGTAGAAGAAACTCTAGAGCTTGAAGCTAAAAAGCATGAATTATATTTAACAAAACTAAATGAATATAAAGATGTATCTTCTATCCATCCTGTTTTACTCTTTTATAATGAAAATAAAGAAGCTGGGCTGAATGCGGCTAAACTATACTTTGAAGCACTGCCCGAAAAACAAAAAGATTTAGGTAATATCGCTTTTTTGTTAAGTGGAG contains:
- the cas5c gene encoding type I-C CRISPR-associated protein Cas5c, producing MSVILDEQIVRVKITGEFACFTRPDLKVERMSYPCMTPSAARGILDCILWKPEFKWYVRRILILKPVQYFSIKRNELKSKQNAKPLIIEDERDLRNSIVLKDVAYIIEASVFQDTFDVKNPPIKYVEMFNRRVAKGQCFRRPYLGTREFACEFYTPNPNDQPILETIPIGSLFYDMYYDPAGKPQPLFAYDMAIINGVLDCEQAKNANGILNEKLMSSSHLRPKRTAGIQELMAFYDKQEAEELNKERANA